A part of Primulina eburnea isolate SZY01 chromosome 10, ASM2296580v1, whole genome shotgun sequence genomic DNA contains:
- the LOC140803936 gene encoding succinate dehydrogenase assembly factor 2, mitochondrial-like translates to MASFRRAFLSTIPRIFSSNPASNPASHAIYRPVSGPFSRFYSSNGTEKSIDFDLSSEESKRRLFNSLLYRSKQRGFLELDLILGKWVEDHIYSMDESGIKHLVYVLDLENPDLWKWLTDQEKPPETVNVNPVFVALREKVMNNLNNHSAPETRAAPGQPWTRGWDDFKKGQDAPITGNQ, encoded by the exons ATGGCGAGTTTCAGAAGAGCTTTCCTCTCCACAATCCCTCGAATTTTCAGCTCCAATCCAGCTTCCAACCCTGCATCCCACGCAATTTACAG ACCTGTATCGGGTCCCTTTTCGCGTTTCTACTCTTCAAATGGCACCGAAAAGTCTATCGATTTTGATCTCTCCAGTGAAGAAAGCAAAAGGCGCTTGTTCAACAG CTTGTTGTATAGGAGCAAGCAAAGGGGGTTTCTGGAGCTTGATCTGATTTTGGGAAAATGGGTGGAGGATCACATCTACTCCATGGATGAGAGTGGGATTAAGCACCTCGTTTATGTTCTTGACCTG GAAAATCCAGATCTTTGGAAATGGTTGACGGACCAGGAGAAACCCCCAGAGACTGTAAACGTGAATCCT GTTTTCGTGGCTTTGAGAGAAAAGGTAATGAACAATCTAAACAACCATTCTGCTCCTGAAACTAGAGCGGCACCTGGGCAGCCCTGGACTAGAGGTTGGGATGACTTCAAGAAAGGTCAAGACGCCCCCATTACTGGAAATCAATAA